In Paramormyrops kingsleyae isolate MSU_618 chromosome 11, PKINGS_0.4, whole genome shotgun sequence, the genomic window TTTGGAGCCAAAAAAGAAACAAGGGGGAATTAAAAATATGATGGATCATCAATAATCTACTAGTCAAAGTGCAGGGTGTCAGTGGAGAAACTTACAGATCAGGCTTGGGGCGGGAATGCTGTCAGTAAAATATTCCGATCAGCTGGAGGGGATATCGCACATTTAACTGTTCCCTCTTTTGCCGTGGGCCTAGGCTGCAGCCTAGGATGGCCTATGCCTTACTCAGCCCCTAAGGCTGTGGTTAGTATTGAATTTTTGCAAATATTCATTTAATTGTGCTTCTCcatttcttttcacaatttGTCCACCATGCTAGCAGGACAGGACACTGGagatgtaatattttaatctttGTGTCGTTTTCTTCTTCTGTTAGGCTACTTTGTTCTGGTTCACTTGGAAGTGAAACAACTTGTCTATTCTGAAAAGAGTCGTTAATGCACTTTGTTATAATTAAAATACTCATACTATCTTACATCCATAAATGTAACTTCTGGAAATTCTGTCTTCGTAGGGTCCCTGGTTTTAGGGGGCACTGGGCAGCTGCCTGTGCTCGCCTTATGGTAAGTCTGCTCTTAGCAAGCACATGGTCGTTGGAAGGAGCATCTGGGCCATGGGTTAGCTTTTAAGAAGATACGTCACCAGACCACATCTGAGAGGAGAGGTGCTGTTTGGTGGTTCATAACTGGAGCTGATTGGTGGCTCATGACTGGAGCTGATTGGTGGCTCATGATTAGAGCTGTTTGGTGGCTCATGATTGGAGCTGATTGGTGGCTCATGATTGGAGCTGATTGGTGGCTCATGATTAGAGCTGTTTGGTGGCTCATGACTGGAGCTGATTGGTGGCTCATGACTGGAGCTGATTGGTGGCTCATGATTGGAGCTGATTGGTGGCTCATGATTGGAGCTGATTGGTGGCTCATGACTGGAGCTGATTCAGGAAATTCAGAAACACACCTTACAGAGGGAAAACGTTACATAGGGTTTTCAGTGAGCACCATATTAAAAGAACAATAGACATTAAATATATTAGATATTAAATTGCATGAACTTGTTAAAAGACATTCCTGAATGGGATTTGGGGGAAGTCACTCTTCTTGGTGCCCCCCAAGGATGCGGTGCCCCTGGGCACGTGCCCAGATGCCCAAATGGTTAATTGGGGGCAGCTTTACGGGTGCAATGCAGCATGTAACAAGAAGTGAATTTCATAAGCTAGCTGACACTGGCTAGCAATATAGCTACCGTGTTTGCTAGCCAGCCAGCTTGCCGCAAAGTAGCTGTCACCTGTGAATGTGAAAAAGAGGATGTGCTATTTTTTAGGATTTTAAAACAGAAGTACTTTGAAGGTCAACTGTATGTTTACAAGCAAACAAGTACTGATTATGATATTGGATTAACACACTGTTTTTAGTAAAATTGACACATCATGCTGTCCTTAGACACACATGTGCTTTATGATATTTTTAACACATATGTTTTTAGAGTGTACTGTTTATTTGAAAAACTGAGGATTAAATGTTGTTTAAGTTAGTCATAGTTTACAATGAGAATAGATGTCTGGAAATGgggttttaatattttgtgaGTATTTCTGGTTTGAACAATTTTCAACCCATAGTTAGCACATAATCTTGGGTCCTGGGAAAAAGCATCTTCACTTTATTGTAACTTTGAACGACTGACGTTATTTCATGGGaagaattaaaaacattttcgcTTTCATGTTCAGTAAAAAGTATGTCACAAAAAAGAAGTCCTGATATTGCAACAAATACCAAATGAGACCAGACCAAACCGGGAAATGCTCAGACATCACATGACCCACAAAACCACAGACATACATAGTTTTCAGTTGCTTTCCCAACGCTGGTGGAAATAAGTCACATGAACCTGTCCATGCAGAAAGTCTGTATGTTCATTGTTCACTGTATGTAATCATTGCTTTTTCTTTAATCAAAATATATTCAGCATATATTTTTCAATTCTGTACTGTACACTATTTTGATaaccatatttaaaaaatgaagcGCCTGTATTAGAATGTAGGCACCTGTACTAGAAATGTATCCTGTAATGCCATTTGGAGCACATGTCCTGCATCACAGCCTCTCCAAAGAGCCGGAACCTCTTTCATAGCATGTTTTAATCCGGTATTGCAAACACTTTCTGACGTGTTCTTCATGTTCTGCCTGTGTTTTCAATCTGTCACACTGTTACCTGTGACTCACTGGTGCAGTGACAACGTGTGTTTAAATGTGCACACATCCTGTCCACCTGCCACGGCTTACTTTCAGATTCGGTTTGCCGTGTTCAGCCTCCAGCGAGTGCCTGTGTGTATCCTGTCACATTTGCTCCCTGACTTATTCCAGTCAATATAGATATAAAATAGCATCGCCTTGCTTCTGCACGTGACCAATCAGGAAATTTAACAAAACCAGGCAATGTTATTTTGAATACATCTCTATATGTCTGTTATTTTGTTTCAGATGTATTATTTTTTGTGaaactgaaatataaatatttcaaCTGAGtgcacatacagaaacacaaaccTGCCTTATGCCAACTCCCtgtaaaagcccccccccccccccctcggccaGCAAGGGGCAGGCAGACTGAGGGTTTTGCAATGTCTCATGAGCACGCTTACCACTCAGGAGAGTTCTGTCCAAATTTGGGAACAGTATGGCAACCTGAAACACAGGCTAACACGCAAGATTATATTAACCATTCAGAAGAGCAGGAAAAagtctgatggggggggggggagggaggcgaGGGGAGGGAGAACGCCCGATGACTGTTCTAAGGGATCATCTTGAAATGTCATTAAGCATTCTGACTCTTGTTACTGTGAAAGCCGTTTGCATTGTAATATTGTTGTACAGTGTTACTGGGACCATACATTCCATTCTGAACATTGCCATCTGGACAAAGACTAAGAATTCTTCCTAACTGTGGCACTTTAACTAGCACAAACTccctttaaaaattattatgaaTTAAGTCTTATCTTGATGTCAGTCTCACCTCACCGCAGGAGATGAACTCGTTTGTTTTTGTctgcatccattttccatacaaAAATGCACATTTGAAAAATGTATCTGCCCAAAATGTAGCAAGAAACTGGCTTCGGATGAGTTCGCTGAACATATGCTTACATTTCACTGACCCTTGAgtttcaagtcctacaataatGATACAAATCATCATTTTAATGATAAAAGTGTAGctatcataataataataaaactgtaTAATCTAATAATTTCGTTGCTGAAATCCGGTTTTCCAAAACATATAGGTTagttcattttttaaaagaaagatatTTATAAAGATTATATTACAACCACTGGCAATGTTCAcccattttttcctttttaaaataaaaacacttctTTCGAATTCCTTTTGTTGTCCTCTGGGGGGCGTGCCGGTGAGGGGCTCTATGTACATCCGGTCTTCTAGGAGCTCTCTGTGAGGACCTCCTTGTGCATTCTGTCCTCTAGGGGACGGTCCTGCAAGTACCTCTTTGTATATCCTGTTCTCCAGGGCAGCACCTGAGAAGGTCTCTGTGTACGTCCTGTCGGGGTCCTGCCCACAGGGGGCATGTTCCTGTGTCCAACAGATGGAGGGCACACCCTTGGTTTGGGGATGGGCTGGGGTGTTGTGCCCCATTCACATGGTGGCCAACTGACCCAGGACCAGGCAGAACTGCTGTGTGCAGGCAGCTAGCTCTCCTACCCGTTCCATGGTGTCCCGAGCAGCACTGGGAGATGGGTACTGTAGGGCTGCAGTCTTGGTGCTCGTCACAATGTCCTTCAGGCGCTCGCAGAGCGCGGCACTGTGATGCGCGGCGTGGGCACGGATCTCGGGGGACTTGGCCTGCCGCGACAGCGTGTCGCCGATGAAGACCAGCTTGTGCGCGCTCAGGATGACGAACTTACTGTGTGCCACGAAGATCTTGGGGGGCTGGTTGCCACTGATAGAGGAGAAGAAGGTGTCCACAGCGCTGGTCAGGGCAGTCACGTTGGACTCACACTGCTCCAGGTAGAAGAGCAGCAGCTGGCGGTCACCCATGCACAGCTTGCTCCGTGTGGGCGGGCATTGGCTGGGCGGAGTCCAGCTGCTCAGGTCGCTGTTGATTGGCTGAGTCACTTCCTGCTCCAGTTGCTCATACTGCTTCAACTGTCCAGAGAAGAAAGTATCAGTCATCAGTTTTACTGTCACTAATAACTATATTCTGCACATTCTGTCAAAGTCTCCTAGGCAAACAGAGAGAcaggctgacagacagacatagacacacacacacacacacacacacctgctgctgctccagctgACTTTTGTTATTCCAAATGCTGTTTCCTTTTTCTGACTGCTGCCTTTGGCTCTTCTCAAACTCCTCCTTTccctaaaaaaaacacaaggagACTGATATTTACAGCTAAATAAATGTGTCCCACTCTTTAAAACTACTGAATTAAAAAACAGACAGATTGAGAAAAAAGATTTTACAAAAAAAGGAAACGCAGTGAACTgtgattttcattaaaacacTCCCAGCAGGGGGGGGCTGCCAGTCTGCCACTGAAGCACAGCACAGCTTTGTTTGTTGGGGGGATGTTTCCAGTATGTTAGACCAGGGTCTCCCATTTCAGCCACAAGGCCTGGTTATTCATCATTTATCATATTGGTGGCctaggatcccccccccccaccttgtcaAATTTTAGCAactggtgggggggtgtggtggggtTGCTGATCCATCTGTGTCTTTTTGGCAATTTTTCCCATTATAGACTGAGgcttgtttattattattattattatccatccatccatccatccatccatccattatccataccgcttaatccatctgggtcgcggtgattattattattattattattattattattattactattattattattattattacacaagGCTGTTGAAGGCTGAGGCACTGGGCAGCATACCTGCAGGTGGACATAGTCATAGTCTTCTATCCTGTCATCATTAGTGGGCAGTAGTCTGTCCAGTCTCTCCTCCTCGTTTGCGAACTTGGGTGGGGACGGTAGGGGGCGTGACTGGATGTTGGTCCGCTCTGGCCCGCCCATCTGACCGGCCGCAATGCTGTTGCCTGGGTTCAGCTGACCCAGTGGGTCTGCAGGTGGCGGCCGCTGCTTGGTCCGCCGGAAAAGCAATGCAGCGTTGCCGTGTAGGAAGGATGCCAGCTGCTTGGTGTCGTCCGGCAGACTCCTCAGACAGGCCGCCAAGTGGTCTAGGTCCTCGGCACCGGCAGCGCTGGGGGCAGGTGGTGAGGTCAGGGCCAGTCCCACGCGGTCCAGCACCTGACTGTGCATCACCAGGCCCTGGTACCCCTCCTCTATCTTCTGCACCTGCTTGCTCAATTTGGCCTGAAGCGTGCGGTCGGGTGCTTGGGCGGAATTAGCCACAGCTCCGCGGGCGAACTCCAGCAACTCCCGCATGGTGGTCCGAGCCCGTTCCGCTGCCTGCCGCGCCCCCACCAACCCCGCCTCCGTGCGTTCGGCCCCTCGCCAACCTGCGCTCACCAACACCACCAGCAGGGACACGGAGCCTTCCACTGCCTGCTGCAAGCGGGCCAGCCGTTCCATGGCGGGCTCCAGCTCCAGGTCGAGCCGGGCGTCGGCGGGCTCCTTGACGGGGACCGTGTCCAGGGAGCTGCCCGACACAGTGCTGCGTGCGCTGCCCGTGCTGGAGCCAGACAGCCTGTTGGAGCCGACGCACGGCTCATCCGAGGGGCCCGGGGCCACGTCACGGACCACTTGCGGTGGAACATCGTAAACATAGTCTCCACCATCCTCGCCTACAGCCGCGCGCTCACGAGGGAAATCATAAACATCTGTGGCCAGTTGCGCTGCTTCGGTCTGCCTCCGGCTGGTGGGGACGTCATACACCTCCTGGCCAAAGGGGGCGCTGAATTCCATGACGCGTTTCACCGCCACTGACGGGGGCGGGACATCGTATACCTCCTCAGCATCTGCTCTAGGACTCTGAGACAAGGCCAGCTTGTCCTCTAGGTCCTTCTTGACTTTGGCAAAGTTGGGCGGTACATCATAAGTTTCCTCACTGTCGGGGCCTTCAGAGACATCTTTGCTGACAGTAGGAGGGATATCATACACCTGTTGGGACATCAGACTCCATCAGATTCTGTTCTGTGGTGAAGTGTCCTGTTGCATAAAGTGCGGTGTGTAGTTGCACATTTAGCCAATAGTTGCATGTAACAAATTGGTGTATGTGTAGTTGGGTTCACACCGTTTTTTGGGAGAGCAAGTGGCTCTTGTCCACACTAGGGGGTGTGTCATAGGTGTCCTGGCTGCTATCCCACCTGGGGGGACCTTTCACTGCCATGGGGGGGGTGTCATATACCTGAGATATGAGAGAGCATTTAGACAATAGGTTGTATGAATCAATTTAAATAAGTGATTGCTTTTATACAATTTAATTACTTTATACCTTGTGTAAGTCCTACATCAACTAACACCAAGAGATGCAGTCTGATTGATAGGTGGAGAAGAAAAGTGTGAACTGGTCAAGAGGATCAGTGTAACCAACCGGTGGAGAGGATCAGCATAAAGTATTAGTGATGAGCATCAGTGTAAAGCATAAGTGGAGAGGATCAGTGGAGGAGATCAGCGTAGTGGATTGGTGGAGAAGATCAGCATTAAGGATCAGTGGAGAGAATCGGTGTAATGGATTGCTAGAGAGGATCAGTGTAACAAGTTGGTGGAGAGGATCAGCATAATGGATCAGTGGAGGGATCAGAGTAACAGGTCAGTGGAGAGGATCAGTCAATATTCATGTAGTAACACATAGGTATACATGCACATACAGTAGGACATCACTGACCAGGTAAGAGGACTGAACTGTTCATCCCtacctgctgctgttgctgattCCGTGTTGGTGGCACGTCGTAGATGTCACGGGATGTGGACAAGTGCCGTGGAACATCATACTCATCCTGCTCCACCTTCCCCGTGTCATACACGTAGACTTCTCCCACCCGTGTGGGGACCACCACCTAAGGAGGCAAGCAGAGATCAGACAGGATGCTCAGTGTCTGCGCATCAGGGCATTCAGTGTCTGCGCACCAGGGCGCTCAGTGTCTGTGCCTCAGGGCGCCAAGTGTCTGCGCAGCAGGGGGCTCAGTGTCTGCGCATCAGGGCATTCAGTATCTGCGCCTCAGGGCGGCAAGTGTCTGCATACCAGAGCACTCAGTGTCTACGCATCAAGGCTTTCAGTGTCTGTGCATCAGGGCGCCCAGTGTCTGTGCCTCAGGGCGCCAAGTGTCTGTGCCTCAGGGCGCCAAGTGTCTGCGCAGCAGGGGGCTCAGTGTCTGCGCATCAGGGCATTCAGTGTCTGTGCACCAGGGCGCCCAGTGTCTGCACACCAGGGTGCTCAGTGTCTGTGCACCATGCTCCTGCAGCCGGTCATATTCAGAGGTGGATAGATCATGTTcagaaaatataaatgcaaaccaggattttgttgaAATACAGGCAGTTGGGAGAATTCAGGGAGAACAAGTGTTGAACTGGGGAGCTGTGTGACAAACTGGTGCTTTTGGTTTGCTGCTCTTTAACACTGCTTAGCCCTGTGTTATCTGTTTCTGCTGGTTCCCTTGTGGGGTTGCATCCTGCTGTCCTGCATCTGAAGAGAACATCCCAGAAACCAGGGCCTTCTAGTGAGGGTCACATATCTTCAAATCATCTTAGGGACATCATGAGCTGCCATTCCTATAAAGGTGCTCATTTGGACTGTGATAGGGAGAAATTCTGTATCCCTGAAAACCGCCCACCCGGTGCAGTACCCCAGGGTGCCCAGCAGAGGGAAGCAAAGGGGACGCCTACCAGAGACTTCACCATTCATCAGAACTACATGTTGTTCCATCAGGTAACCTGTCTGATGTTAGGCATCATCCTACAAGGTTTCTTTGTTGCAGCACTGTATGGATAAACCTACTCAATGTAGTGCTGAGCATTTTGGAATGGTATTAGTCTAACACTCATCTCAGTAGATGCTCTGACAGAGTTTTTAGATCTTCTTGGCATTTCTCCTAATTTTTTGAGTATCGTCTGGCCAGATTGCTGGGTTATGCTTACAGGTTGCATCTCAGAAACGGAATGAAATGAGTAAATGAAAGGTAAGGAAAATAATGTGCAATGATTTTTCTCAAGACACAGTCACATCACCACTATGAACATACAAATTGGAGTTGCTTCACATAAGGCAACCAATAATCAGCAGCCCTGATCTATGTAGCAAACTCCTGGTGGTCTATCTGCCCTTCGCCCCACTGTCTATGCTTAAGAAGTTGCAGTCCCATCAAGCAACGAATCAGAAAGGTGTACGAAAATACCATAAATATGAATCAGTAAGTCTGATTGGATCTCCTTTTAGGATAAAGATACAGATTCTTGCAACTTTATGACTGTGCTCTCTTCTTAATGCAGATTcaggtcacacacacaaacccccctccacacacacacacacacacacagcagatgtGTTATGCTCTATTGTATGGAGTCTGTGCAGTCTGCAGCTAATTCTGCGCAGTGAGCTGGCAGCCAAACCTGGACTGCCAGCCAAAAATGTTGTGAAGGCACAAGTGTTCAGCCTGCTGGCTCAATGCTGGGGGGTCTTTCGGGTCAGGGGGCTGCAAACTGAGAACGACAGCTGCAGacaagcttctaaaaatgtcacCGTCACCTAGACTGTGCCGCTAATTAAATTCTGCTGCAATCTTAATTATTTCAGCTCCAACCAGCAGTGGGAGGCCTCATCTCCCAGGGCAACGGCGGCACCAGCAATGGCCGCGGCCCGCTGGGGGTGTCAGGACAGAAGGGGGTATTTGTATGCCAGGAGAACTCACACAGGGCATGTCAGAGTCCAGGGGGTGTGGAGTTTTCATAGCAACGCTGAACGGCCCACACTTATCAGTCAGCCACAATTAGTGTAGCCAAGCTAACAGAACAGATTCACTGCCCTGCAGatggtactgtgtgtgtgtcaggagGAATGAGCTGCTCCGTCCACAGACAGCCGGCGAGCCCAACGATTCTATAATTTATTACTCAGGAGACACTTTTTAGAATGTTAACTTATTTACACAAAATGGATATTTTCATGTGGAAAATCATCTTAGGAACTTCACCCAATGATACAATGGCAATCTTCTACAATTCAAATCAGGTACCACTGGTTGTCATCATATTAAAGTTAATCAATTTCTTGTATAACACTGTATTCCTGacataatttataatttataatagtTTCTGAAGTTGCAGCAGAGTGCAGACTGGGAACAGGACATCCGCCTTGATCCAAACTGCTTGGAGTTCCCAGAACTGTTAAATCCGTGCCTTTTTGATGTCAGCGGTCTGTAGATAGACCCCAGGATGCAGGTGGCTCTTTGTGGCCTGCTGATGGTGGCCCTGATGGAGGTAATGACAGGGTAGAGCCCTCGTGTGGCGGCCCCTCCCACACCAACCAGCCGCCAAACATCCCTGAGCCTTGGTGCAGCGGGATTTGAGCCTGTACTGACCTGCTCGCACCGGCTGCTGACGGCCACCTCTCACCTCTGCTCACCGCTccccaaacacacaaacacgggTCTGGGCTTCTCGCCAGCTTCTTCACACCGCTTTTCTGGTGTTACCCAAACACTATTCACCCAAAGAgactgacagttttttttttttacacattacctgtttttttactaGAGTAAATCTGGATAAGAATCATGTCATAGCTTTCTGTGATGGGAAGTTTGACGTTTGGGTCACCATGATAGGTTGAAGAAGGTTTTTAACCGAAACACTGTATAACCAGCCTTCAGGATATAACGCTAACCCTGTAATAACAGCATGCAGGGTACAACCCAAACCCTGTATTATCAGCGTGCAGGGGATAACCCAGACTCTATATTACCAGCCTTCAGGATATCACCATAACCCCATAATACCAGAATGCGAGTTGGTGTGTCTGTTTCCAACCATTTGCTTACAGAAATGAGCAGGCAGAGTTCTTCTTAATGACACAGCCTATTGGTGCAGGTCCCAGGAGTGGATTTGATGTTGAATCCATGAACATGTTTAAACTGAATTTCAGGGGAGAATTAGCCAGCTTTGTGTATACTCAGTCGAAACAAGAATAGGACGGCAGGCCTGCTGCGGTGGTGAGTCATGGGCGGTGTCTGTACCCAGGAGCCCGCGTGCTCGCCCCCCTCTTTGATACGAGGTCAGTGGAGTGACCACAGGTCGGTCGCCAGCTGCTTGCCCTGCAGGCTTGGCATGGTGAGCAAAGAGTAGGGCCTCCCTTGCTGATCTTCAAAGGCATAGCCAGGGCACCCATCCATGAggacggccagcagggggcatcaGCTTGCAAGCAGTTTCCTTATTGGTCTATCCAAAGTCAGCACACTGAAGTAAATCGATAAATGTACatataaaagaaaacatgttGTGTATGTTAACGACTGGGCACATTTGCCTGAATCCTGAAATTGACCTTTGACTCACGGTAAAACCATAAATGCCCAGCCAACGACATTAATGGACACTGGGCTGTGGGGAAAATTCGATAGTTTCATGAATAAAACATGAATAACCATCAATAATTTCAAGCTGACTGGACATTGCTGCCTCACCGTTCATCCCTGCACTGGTATCTCTGCCAGAATCACAGCAAAACTAAATGGTGTTTAGAGGCTGATGGGGTGAATTTCAATGTGCTTCAGCCAGCACCTCCAGAGCTAACTtttggtgcattccatttgaacttagaagtcagaatttcagagTTCCTAGTTGGAAATTTCAATTGGAacgtatcccccccccccccgaattcAGAGTACCAACTCGGAAAGTCAGAGATACCGCTGCAACCCCAACCtaagaattcaagatggctgcacgcTTCATCAACAAAAGTGAAAGCTATagttatacagtggtacctcagttctcgaactcattagaactcgaatttcttaaaagtcgaaccaaccagttcgaaaaaaaattatctACAGCTCggtctgaatctcagaagtcaaaccgtgaacgccgacctaaagataacttgtacatgcgggaaatgagtcacgcggcacgtctcagCAGAAataaagggtaaagcttcagtctcagcctgtaattcgctgtgatagcatcctgcatgtttacactagctgaatacatatatttagacagtaaaaatacatttagacaatgatagtagCAGTAATTatgattatataataaaatacatttaaaaataaaaatgtcttattcattattttaatattaataataaaccattaatacgtttaattataataatattgttgtccGAGCTGGGacagaacagagacaaaggggcagacgtcagggtatcggggaatacggggtttaattacaggtaaggcaggcaaaacgcagacggagaATACAataaccggactggggaaacaaactgaaacatggacgaaatacagaggactaatgacaacaaccagcaacagctgatcacacggggattccacacggagttaactagggggcgtggcacacggaaggagcggacgatcggggcaggacacattgtttggatacatttattttcttactttacaaattactgttttgataaaggtgcttagatgtgtttagtacagtatatgctcttcgtGTTTTatcggttcattttgtgtttaaatgctaaaaaaacatatttaggtgtcattttttggggccgggaaccaattaattggttttccattatttcttatggggaaaattcgatcacaactcgaactttttaggattcactccgaagttctgaatggattaaattagagttctgaggtaccaccgTACACTGTTTATTAACACTTATGTCTTATCTGTGGCTCATTAAAACGGTCGAATGCACAGTGCTGTCCAATTGCTCTCTGTAGACATGTTGCTGTGGTGTTTGTATGTGCAAAATACCTAGTAATACGTCgttatcaactggtattgctaacaatggctatcAATGAACCTTGCTAGAaatggtattgctaaatggttTTCCAACTTGTTATACCGGAACGTGGTTATTTCAGATGGAACTTCATTACGGGTTCTGACTTCCAACCTCCGAGGTGAATGGAACGCAGCATTTGTCTCCAGTCATAGGTGTCATTTTGCTTGCACAGGTTTGTGGGTAATGTAGGACACTTGCCAAAGTGACTATAAAGGCAGATATCTGACAAGAACAGTGACACATAACAGCCCGAGGGACAGTGTGCATTCAGGCTCAATACCAGTATAAGGAGCTTTTATGAGTTTGGGAATGATATACCGTTTGCGCTTAGTCAGTCAACTGTGGACCTTCCTTACCTTTCCTGGAGGAATTGGTAAATTCCAGGTCCTGCTCTCAATGGTGGAGGGTATCTGGTAAATGTCCTGAGTCAGATTCATGTAGGAGGGTACCTGGTAGACATCCTGAGTCAGACCCGGTCCCCCTACACTCATGGGCACCTGGTAGACATCTTGCGGGGAGCTCCTGGAGATCTGTGGCACCTGGTAGATGTCCTGTCCAGAGGTGGGACCCTGATACAGGCCTTGTGAGGCAGACTTGCTGTGGCTGGGTGGTAGCATGTAGACGTTGTCCTGTGGGGTGGAGACGGAAGCTGTGCTTGGAGTGCAGGGGACAGGGTGCATAGCTGTGTACTGGGATGATGGGTGGGGCTTGCTGAAGGCATTGTGGGGGATGGGCAGCTGGTTTGGGCTCacagtgggcggggactgctgcTGCTTGTCGTACATGCCCACCAGAACCTTGAGGCGGTTGCCAGGCACAATGCCCTGGCGTCCATGCAGTGAGCAGAACCACCAGCCATCCAACCCCTGCGTGTTGCGCTCCAGCACAGTGAGGATGTCGCCCTTGCGGAAGGAGAGCTCATCCGGGGACTCTGCCGAATTATCGTAGAGGGCCTTGGCCAGGATATTCTGCAGGGGGCGATAGAGAGTAGGAAAACATTTCATAATTCTTCTCGATGTGAATGAGACCCCTCTTTAGAACCAACAAACAATattacatcacacacacatctcCATTATCACAGACCAATTCCTGCCTCAGACCAAATCCTACCCCATCACTGTAGACTAATTCCTGCCCCATCAGGGCAAACTAAATCCTGCCCCATCACCACAGACCAATTCCCACTGTTTTGTGTCTTACACCCATCGCAGGGAGCCTGTCCTGTTGCTCCAGTTGGATATAGCCCCACATGCTCCCCGCCTTGCGTCGGATCACCAGCCTCGCTCCTTCTAAACACTTACTGCCAAGTGGCACGGTGCTGTTCAGCTGCTGTTTCCAAATCACATGCATGGCAGACCCCAGTCATTGTCTGAGCCATGAAACACTCAGCAGGGATGGAGGCGTCTGTCATCGGACACCTGGGTGATACCACCATGCACGCATTGAGAAAACATCAGACTGACACATTTCTGTGGTACTTTAGCACTTGTTAAACAGCAACCGTGCTGAAACCCCTCATCTGTGACATCACACTCTCCACTCAGGCCTG contains:
- the LOC111859378 gene encoding breast cancer anti-estrogen resistance protein 1-like isoform X5; amino-acid sequence: MSVPVFCRMFDCLQGALSENILAKALYDNSAESPDELSFRKGDILTVLERNTQGLDGWWFCSLHGRQGIVPGNRLKVLVGMYDKQQQSPPTVSPNQLPIPHNAFSKPHPSSQYTAMHPVPCTPSTASVSTPQDNVYMLPPSHSKSASQGLYQGPTSGQDIYQVPQISRSSPQDVYQVPMSVGGPGLTQDVYQVPSYMNLTQDIYQIPSTIESRTWNLPIPPGKVVVPTRVGEVYVYDTGKVEQDEYDVPRHLSTSRDIYDVPPTRNQQQQQVYDIPPTVSKDVSEGPDSEETYDVPPNFAKVKKDLEDKLALSQSPRADAEEVYDVPPPSVAVKRVMEFSAPFGQEVYDVPTSRRQTEAAQLATDVYDFPRERAAVGEDGGDYVYDVPPQVVRDVAPGPSDEPCVGSNRLSGSSTGSARSTVSGSSLDTVPVKEPADARLDLELEPAMERLARLQQAVEGSVSLLVVLVSAGWRGAERTEAGLVGARQAAERARTTMRELLEFARGAVANSAQAPDRTLQAKLSKQVQKIEEGYQGLVMHSQVLDRVGLALTSPPAPSAAGAEDLDHLAACLRSLPDDTKQLASFLHGNAALLFRRTKQRPPPADPLGQLNPGNSIAAGQMGGPERTNIQSRPLPSPPKFANEEERLDRLLPTNDDRIEDYDYVHLQGKEEFEKSQRQQSEKGNSIWNNKSQLEQQQLKQYEQLEQEVTQPINSDLSSWTPPSQCPPTRSKLCMGDRQLLLFYLEQCESNVTALTSAVDTFFSSISGNQPPKIFVAHSKFVILSAHKLVFIGDTLSRQAKSPEIRAHAAHHSAALCERLKDIVTSTKTAALQYPSPSAARDTMERVGELAACTQQFCLVLGQLATM